In Citrus sinensis cultivar Valencia sweet orange chromosome 2, DVS_A1.0, whole genome shotgun sequence, a single genomic region encodes these proteins:
- the LOC127900412 gene encoding uncharacterized protein LOC127900412, giving the protein MAVGNRNDTVTIVLVLCLIFATLASSTGFVRNITQESGSENRSSGDWTAVSGGRPVRSDPNTFHHHKSRTENGGASSSSRVAVPTPRPVRSGPNPYQHNRHDYRTASQP; this is encoded by the exons ATGGCCGTCGGAAACAGAAACGACACCGTAACCATTGTTCTCGTTTTATGTCTTATTTTCGCTACTCTAGCCAGCTCTACTGGTTTTGTTAGGAACATCACACAG GAGTCTGGCTCGGAGAATAGAAGCAGCGGCGACTGGACCGCCGTTTCTGGTGGAAGACCGGTCCGATCAGATCCTAACACTTTTCACCACCATAAAAGTCGCACCGAGAATGGCGGCGCCAGCAGCAGCAGCCGGGTCGCCGTCCCCACTCCGAGACCGGTCCGATCAGGTCCCAACCCTTACCAGCACAACCGCCACGACTATCGCACGGCATCTCAACCATGA